Proteins found in one Paenibacillus dendritiformis genomic segment:
- a CDS encoding nuclear transport factor 2 family protein, with the protein MTFNHQNELVRKAVAVLESFGSGNPEAITAYVHPDQYIQHNQALPDGREAMLGALDHLKEIGTKVSIKRTLVDGDYVALHSVYDFHGPKAVFDIFRFENGLIVEHWDNLQEMEDKTPSNHTMIDGPVTIEDINKTDANKVFVKSYVENILLGKNPDLLASYFDGDNYIQHSPHIADGLSGLHAALQALKERNIEFQYTHVHQIIGQGNFVLTVSEGLFDGQHTAFYDLFRVEDEKIAEHWDVIEAILPAEKRKNSNSRF; encoded by the coding sequence ATGACATTCAACCATCAAAATGAGCTTGTTCGTAAGGCAGTCGCTGTGCTGGAAAGTTTTGGGAGCGGCAACCCCGAAGCGATTACGGCTTACGTTCATCCAGATCAATATATTCAGCACAACCAGGCTTTACCAGATGGTCGTGAAGCCATGCTTGGTGCACTTGATCATTTAAAGGAAATTGGTACAAAGGTAAGCATTAAGCGAACTTTAGTCGACGGAGATTATGTAGCTCTTCATTCTGTATATGATTTTCACGGCCCTAAAGCCGTTTTTGATATCTTCCGTTTTGAGAATGGACTAATCGTCGAGCATTGGGACAACTTGCAGGAGATGGAGGATAAGACACCAAGCAATCATACGATGATTGACGGACCGGTCACGATTGAGGATATCAACAAGACGGATGCCAACAAAGTATTTGTCAAAAGCTATGTTGAGAACATCTTGCTTGGGAAGAACCCTGACCTGCTTGCCTCTTACTTTGATGGAGATAACTACATTCAGCATAGTCCACACATTGCAGACGGCCTTTCCGGTCTTCACGCTGCTTTGCAGGCTCTGAAGGAGAGAAATATTGAGTTTCAATATACTCATGTACATCAAATAATCGGACAAGGCAATTTTGTTCTTACAGTGAGTGAAGGTCTATTTGATGGTCAACATACTGCTTTCTATGATTTGTTCCGCGTAGAGGATGAAAAGATCGCTGAGCATTGGGACGTAATCGAGGCCATATTGCCGGCAGAAAAACGAAAAAATTCGAACAGTAGATTTTGA
- a CDS encoding TetR/AcrR family transcriptional regulator, with protein sequence MNKKTDLRILRTKQSIRKAFYELIQEKGYEAITIQDIADRAMINRNTFYLHYQNKPDLLDTCMNELLSELKDAVVLCPISMNPFSISLLETVMQTILEHISLNITFYHSMLIEENRIYQFQAKMENIIKDKLIEGWKPAQGNSPLAISKELLLEYLGSSFMGIVIWWIKNDKPLPADEVSSQFSRIVAHGHLRAAGITVEE encoded by the coding sequence ATGAACAAGAAAACGGACCTAAGAATACTGCGCACGAAACAATCGATTCGAAAGGCGTTTTATGAGCTTATTCAGGAAAAGGGATATGAAGCGATAACGATCCAGGATATTGCCGATAGGGCTATGATCAATCGAAACACTTTTTATCTCCACTACCAAAATAAGCCTGATTTATTAGATACGTGTATGAATGAATTGTTGAGCGAATTAAAGGATGCGGTCGTTCTTTGTCCCATCAGCATGAATCCTTTCAGTATTTCTCTACTCGAAACAGTCATGCAAACTATACTGGAACATATTTCCCTAAATATAACCTTTTACCATTCCATGTTGATTGAAGAGAATAGAATCTATCAGTTTCAAGCGAAAATGGAGAATATCATTAAAGATAAATTAATTGAGGGGTGGAAACCTGCTCAGGGAAACTCCCCATTAGCGATATCCAAGGAATTGCTGCTTGAGTACCTCGGATCGTCTTTCATGGGGATTGTAATTTGGTGGATTAAAAACGATAAACCCCTTCCTGCAGATGAAGTTTCATCTCAGTTTAGTAGAATCGTTGCCCACGGGCATTTAAGAGCTGCAGGCATCACCGTTGAGGAATAA
- a CDS encoding ArsR/SmtB family transcription factor translates to MEPIEVFKALSNESRLQILQWLKEPEKHFVPHEGVDMREIGVCVSQVTDKLNMTQSTASQYLSILQRAGLIRTERIGKYTYYKRNEEKISELAAFLNQKL, encoded by the coding sequence ATGGAGCCAATTGAAGTGTTCAAGGCGTTGTCTAACGAGTCGAGGTTACAGATTTTACAGTGGCTTAAGGAGCCCGAAAAACATTTTGTGCCCCATGAAGGAGTGGATATGAGGGAAATCGGGGTGTGTGTCAGTCAAGTGACGGATAAGTTGAACATGACACAGTCGACGGCTTCGCAGTATTTGTCCATTCTACAACGGGCCGGACTGATTCGAACCGAGCGGATCGGCAAATATACGTACTACAAGCGAAACGAAGAGAAAATAAGCGAATTAGCTGCTTTCTTAAATCAGAAACTCTAA
- a CDS encoding MFS transporter: protein MSNTWRVYFLALVTFLVGTSEYVISGILDKVSDTMGISVTFAGQLVTIFSFVYAISTPILMALTAKVERQKLLVWALGIFVIGNILSYVLPGYSSFLAARVIMALGAGMVVVTALDIAAKIAAPNKQASAIATVVMGFTASLIIGVPLGRIVAAQFGWKSVFGILALAGLVAMFVLYAIIPRVQGDKPIPLSKQLAFLKNGNVALGLAITFFWLGGYSIAYTYISPYLLDVAGLKEGMLSGVLLAFGIASLVGSKFGGFSTDKWGVFPTLSGGMLLHATALLLLSITVTSTHSWQPIVILLILWSFAAWSSGPTQQFNLVRIEPNYSGIMLSLNQSMMQLSMAAGAGIGGVMVDRVSLSSITWVGMVGVAIAIVVVSFLKMRMSAGSQGAGELPGMKSKKASIK from the coding sequence TTGTCTAACACGTGGAGAGTCTATTTTTTGGCTTTGGTTACTTTTTTGGTGGGTACATCCGAGTACGTTATTTCCGGCATCTTGGATAAGGTATCGGATACAATGGGTATTTCCGTTACTTTTGCGGGGCAGTTGGTCACGATTTTTTCCTTCGTGTACGCCATTAGCACCCCGATCCTCATGGCGTTGACTGCTAAGGTGGAAAGACAAAAACTGCTGGTTTGGGCGCTGGGTATCTTCGTAATTGGGAATATTCTGTCTTACGTTTTGCCTGGCTATTCATCGTTTCTCGCAGCTCGCGTCATCATGGCTCTAGGCGCGGGAATGGTCGTGGTAACCGCTTTGGACATCGCCGCGAAAATCGCCGCCCCAAACAAACAAGCCAGCGCGATTGCTACCGTGGTGATGGGCTTTACGGCTTCCTTGATTATCGGCGTGCCTCTTGGACGTATCGTTGCAGCCCAATTTGGATGGAAATCCGTTTTTGGTATATTGGCACTGGCCGGTCTGGTGGCTATGTTCGTTCTGTATGCCATCATCCCTCGAGTTCAAGGGGATAAACCGATTCCGTTGTCCAAGCAACTTGCCTTCTTGAAAAACGGAAACGTAGCGCTAGGGCTTGCGATTACCTTTTTCTGGCTCGGCGGATACTCGATCGCCTATACCTACATTTCACCGTATCTACTTGATGTTGCCGGATTGAAAGAAGGAATGCTGAGCGGAGTGCTGTTGGCGTTCGGCATCGCTAGCCTGGTCGGATCCAAATTCGGCGGATTCAGCACAGATAAATGGGGGGTATTCCCGACCTTGTCCGGGGGAATGCTCTTGCACGCTACAGCGCTGCTTCTCCTCTCTATAACCGTTACCTCTACGCACTCGTGGCAGCCGATTGTCATCCTCCTGATCTTGTGGTCGTTTGCGGCTTGGTCCTCCGGTCCAACGCAACAATTCAATCTGGTTCGGATTGAACCGAATTATTCTGGAATCATGCTGAGCCTGAACCAATCCATGATGCAATTGTCCATGGCTGCGGGTGCTGGAATCGGAGGCGTCATGGTCGACCGGGTGTCCCTGTCATCGATTACATGGGTCGGGATGGTTGGAGTCGCTATTGCGATCGTGGTGGTGTCGTTCTTGAAGATGCGAATGAGTGCCGGCAGTCAAGGTGCCGGAGAGCTTCCTGGGATGAAGTCTAAAAAGGCATCCATTAAATGA
- a CDS encoding helix-turn-helix transcriptional regulator, with protein MNTPSADRIKIAPGFWTSLRGIGVEPIDVARQARLPLTVITGPLVTTAQYYSIWQAYSELVGDIATGIVKLATAYETAQYPPAALATFHARDYRDALNRMARYKQMCPPENLRIQEEGEQCSIELEWQHAELPGPQVLVGITLAYLLEFGRRGTGRHLKAHSVEFINPMGDVQTLESYFGCRIRMGTGRNRLMLNRDDLDRPFTSYNEELLEILTPALDRTLEERQSQLTVSAKVQSILTRCLTRGRINIQTVASELGMSERTLQRRLTEEGASFKQLLAKTRREMAVAYLADPALEIKEVAFLVGYKDHNSFYRAFRSWKGETPANWRVAQENWRSVLVTE; from the coding sequence ATGAACACTCCTTCCGCAGACCGTATCAAAATCGCGCCAGGTTTCTGGACTAGCCTGAGGGGGATAGGGGTAGAACCCATTGATGTAGCACGCCAAGCACGTCTACCGCTAACCGTCATCACCGGACCGTTAGTCACGACCGCACAATATTATTCGATCTGGCAAGCCTATTCCGAACTAGTCGGGGACATCGCTACAGGAATTGTTAAGCTTGCGACCGCGTACGAGACAGCTCAGTATCCGCCGGCTGCTTTGGCGACCTTTCACGCTCGCGACTACCGGGACGCGCTGAACCGAATGGCGCGCTATAAGCAAATGTGCCCTCCGGAAAACTTGAGGATTCAGGAAGAAGGCGAGCAATGCTCTATTGAATTGGAGTGGCAGCATGCCGAGCTACCCGGACCGCAGGTGCTTGTCGGCATTACGCTCGCCTACCTGCTGGAGTTCGGGCGCCGGGGAACCGGCCGTCATCTGAAGGCACATTCCGTCGAATTCATAAACCCCATGGGAGACGTTCAAACCCTTGAAAGTTATTTCGGTTGCCGCATTCGGATGGGGACGGGACGCAATCGGCTAATGCTGAATCGCGACGATCTGGACCGCCCCTTCACGTCGTACAACGAAGAACTTCTCGAGATTCTGACTCCCGCCTTGGATCGTACGCTGGAAGAACGACAGAGCCAGCTCACCGTGAGCGCTAAGGTGCAGTCGATCTTGACCCGATGCCTAACTCGAGGGCGAATCAACATTCAAACCGTAGCCTCTGAGTTGGGGATGAGCGAGCGCACCTTGCAGCGCAGGCTGACGGAAGAAGGCGCAAGCTTTAAGCAGTTGCTGGCGAAAACTAGGCGGGAGATGGCCGTCGCTTACTTGGCAGACCCTGCGCTGGAGATCAAAGAGGTCGCTTTTCTCGTCGGCTACAAGGACCATAATTCGTTTTATCGCGCGTTCCGCTCATGGAAAGGGGAGACTCCCGCCAATTGGCGCGTCGCGCAAGAGAATTGGCGTTCCGTGCTAGTTACCGAGTAG
- a CDS encoding SDR family NAD(P)-dependent oxidoreductase, with amino-acid sequence MDMGLKNKTALVTGSTKGIGKAIALELAREGVHVLINGRNNDDVERTVAEIQGAFPETEPRNATADLVDSRQREALFANFPHIDILVNSMGIYEIMSYDDVDDAVWEKYFRTNFLAANDLTKFYLPSMLSREYGRIIFIASEEAVMPSGQMPQYGVTKSMLLSLSKSLSKLTRGAEVTVNTILPGPTLSENVQQIIESIYSNEEMTFEAKEKDFMTKNLPQSEIQRFIRPVEIGRLTAFICSPMASAFKGSPIRIDGGMVPTIF; translated from the coding sequence ATGGATATGGGTTTGAAGAATAAGACGGCTTTAGTAACGGGATCAACTAAAGGCATAGGAAAAGCGATTGCTCTTGAACTTGCCAGGGAAGGCGTTCATGTTCTCATAAATGGTCGGAACAACGATGACGTAGAGCGCACGGTAGCTGAGATCCAGGGGGCGTTCCCGGAAACGGAACCTCGAAATGCAACGGCCGATCTCGTCGATTCGCGACAAAGAGAAGCTTTATTCGCGAATTTCCCCCACATCGATATCCTCGTCAATAGCATGGGCATCTATGAGATCATGTCCTATGACGACGTAGACGATGCCGTATGGGAGAAGTACTTCCGCACGAACTTTCTCGCCGCCAACGACTTAACCAAGTTTTATTTGCCTTCCATGCTGAGTCGCGAATACGGCCGTATTATCTTCATCGCGAGTGAGGAAGCCGTCATGCCTTCCGGACAGATGCCTCAATACGGTGTGACCAAATCCATGCTGTTGTCATTGTCCAAAAGCTTGTCCAAGTTGACCCGCGGCGCCGAAGTTACAGTGAACACGATCCTGCCGGGACCGACCCTCTCCGAGAACGTGCAGCAGATCATCGAAAGCATTTATTCGAACGAAGAGATGACCTTCGAGGCTAAAGAGAAAGACTTTATGACGAAGAATCTGCCTCAATCCGAAATCCAACGGTTTATCAGACCTGTGGAGATCGGCCGATTGACTGCTTTCATTTGCAGCCCGATGGCCTCCGCCTTCAAAGGATCACCGATCCGCATAGATGGGGGAATGGTACCGACAATATTTTAA
- a CDS encoding acetylxylan esterase, which produces MSYAIQNFNERVIVMGSSQGGIVAIALAGKDERIQAAFPHNILIPDVPESIIVTRFPQFLKHGYSFVISAVKCLAKVWPALPIPVSL; this is translated from the coding sequence GTGTCCTATGCCATCCAGAACTTTAACGAACGCGTCATTGTCATGGGCTCCAGCCAAGGGGGGATTGTAGCAATAGCTCTGGCAGGCAAGGATGAGCGGATACAAGCGGCGTTTCCCCATAATATTCTCATTCCGGACGTGCCTGAATCGATCATCGTTACCCGGTTCCCGCAATTTCTGAAGCACGGGTATTCATTTGTCATTTCGGCGGTGAAATGTCTTGCTAAAGTATGGCCCGCACTGCCCATTCCGGTCAGCTTGTAA
- a CDS encoding PEP-utilizing enzyme, with the protein MFLLASAVVSDSGGPLSHAAIVAREYRIPAVLGTKVATSCLKDGDRVIVDGFKGTVMVLKDQLAAST; encoded by the coding sequence TTGTTCCTGCTTGCCAGCGCCGTTGTGTCCGATAGCGGCGGTCCTTTGTCGCACGCGGCTATTGTTGCCCGGGAATATCGGATTCCGGCCGTATTGGGAACCAAGGTAGCGACCTCTTGCTTAAAAGATGGAGACAGGGTGATTGTGGATGGCTTCAAAGGCACGGTGATGGTGCTAAAGGATCAATTGGCAGCCAGCACATGA
- a CDS encoding polysaccharide deacetylase family protein, translating to MILRLLLLLLAMLSVLSGCAQNHAQKKPGSNPYSSSAPQQPQILQNSANSSTPDLADGPERHLREPHALSLADLRAKYRTTFILNGPGTKREIALSFDDAPDDNFTPKVLDVLKSEGVKATFFVVGNRIEKHPDIMKRIVEEGHILGNHSYNHANLPKLSDAEFREQIIKTDQLIREHTGYIPNIVRPPYGNISENQIKWLASQKKKVINWNVDSLDWKGLDAEEVKTNVLAHVSPGAIILQHSAGGTGQDLSGTVVALPEIIRTLKNDGVKLVTIPELLDLNVK from the coding sequence ATGATCTTGCGTTTATTGTTATTACTTCTAGCAATGCTTAGTGTGCTTTCGGGGTGTGCTCAGAATCACGCGCAAAAAAAGCCCGGCAGCAATCCTTACAGCTCTAGCGCTCCCCAACAACCACAGATTTTGCAAAATTCCGCTAATTCTTCAACACCAGATCTTGCAGATGGACCTGAGCGACATTTGCGTGAGCCGCATGCCCTTTCCTTGGCGGATTTGCGGGCGAAATACCGAACAACATTTATACTGAACGGTCCCGGTACGAAACGGGAAATTGCCCTTTCATTCGATGATGCGCCAGATGACAACTTTACCCCGAAGGTGTTGGATGTACTCAAAAGCGAAGGCGTGAAAGCAACTTTTTTCGTTGTTGGAAACAGAATCGAGAAGCATCCTGACATCATGAAACGGATCGTCGAGGAAGGCCATATCCTTGGTAATCATTCTTACAACCATGCAAATTTGCCTAAATTAAGCGATGCAGAATTTCGTGAACAAATCATTAAAACGGATCAATTGATTCGCGAGCATACCGGATATATCCCCAATATCGTCCGGCCGCCTTATGGTAATATCAGCGAGAATCAAATCAAGTGGTTGGCAAGCCAGAAGAAAAAGGTCATCAACTGGAACGTCGATTCCTTGGATTGGAAAGGTTTGGATGCTGAAGAAGTGAAGACAAATGTCCTTGCTCATGTGTCCCCAGGGGCAATTATTTTGCAACATTCTGCCGGGGGGACAGGCCAAGATTTATCCGGAACGGTTGTGGCTTTGCCGGAAATCATTCGTACACTGAAAAACGATGGGGTGAAGTTGGTGACCATCCCCGAATTGCTGGATCTGAACGTGAAATAA
- a CDS encoding CBO0543 family protein — translation MVDTVVTRPIRSVSRAIAANIIVGSGLPKLAESPSKGLYHFPHRLLPEIFSIHIVFTLIGLPILTMVFLYSLSQVNRLGKSGIILFCQPVDADF, via the coding sequence GTGGTGGACACCGTGGTAACGAGGCCGATCCGATCCGTCTCGCGAGCGATTGCCGCGAACATCATCGTTGGGTCGGGACTGCCAAAATTAGCGGAATCGCCCAGCAAAGGGCTGTATCATTTTCCTCACAGGCTGTTACCGGAGATCTTTTCGATTCATATCGTCTTCACTTTAATCGGATTACCTATATTGACGATGGTTTTTCTGTATAGCCTTTCCCAAGTGAATAGATTGGGGAAGTCAGGCATTATCCTGTTTTGTCAGCCTGTTGATGCCGATTTTTGA
- a CDS encoding ABC transporter substrate-binding protein produces MLEEINMNRWIGLIVSLLILIGGVLAGCSGTPADNMPSPNEANVHESEQSGGASRAEADEAKTHEWPRTITDAAGHEVVLKDKPGRIAVLHPLYLDYFFALDTPPIASSSAMSAMEEFSTLRPYAGTAEIADLGSGRDLNLEAIMASNPDVIVTFKGHVDANYDELSKIAPVIQIDYSDTWENATMICAQIVGKEELAERVIKETKEMIEKTKERLGDLKNNSFALLRVDGKANFTAQGTKNTMYYNQTAGFGLLAPDGYPEDSAVLSLEALSEMNPDYIIFQHDLDVAKAAVQEKESSAVWQALKSVKNNHVLFFDNSLNTGSVLAIRLAAENFMELAGQ; encoded by the coding sequence GTGCTGGAGGAAATCAACATGAACAGATGGATTGGCTTGATTGTTTCGCTTCTCATTCTGATAGGAGGAGTGCTGGCCGGATGTTCCGGAACGCCTGCGGACAACATGCCTTCGCCAAATGAAGCCAATGTGCATGAAAGTGAGCAGTCAGGCGGCGCAAGCAGGGCTGAAGCCGATGAGGCTAAGACGCATGAATGGCCAAGAACGATAACGGACGCCGCCGGCCATGAGGTGGTGCTGAAGGACAAGCCGGGGCGCATAGCCGTGCTTCATCCCTTGTATTTGGATTACTTTTTCGCATTGGACACGCCTCCGATCGCCTCGAGCAGCGCCATGAGCGCGATGGAGGAATTCTCTACGTTGCGGCCTTACGCGGGAACGGCGGAGATTGCGGATTTGGGCAGCGGAAGGGACCTGAATCTGGAAGCGATTATGGCGTCGAACCCTGATGTAATTGTAACCTTCAAAGGTCATGTTGACGCAAACTATGATGAGTTGAGCAAAATTGCTCCTGTCATCCAAATCGACTACAGCGATACTTGGGAAAATGCAACGATGATCTGCGCCCAAATTGTCGGCAAAGAGGAATTGGCGGAACGGGTCATCAAGGAAACAAAGGAAATGATCGAAAAAACCAAAGAGCGGCTGGGCGATCTGAAAAATAACAGTTTTGCCTTATTGCGAGTTGACGGCAAAGCCAATTTTACCGCTCAGGGAACGAAAAACACGATGTACTATAATCAAACGGCTGGCTTTGGCCTGTTGGCGCCGGATGGATACCCTGAAGACAGTGCCGTACTATCTCTGGAGGCTCTGTCGGAAATGAATCCCGATTATATCATTTTCCAGCATGATCTTGATGTTGCCAAGGCAGCAGTTCAGGAAAAGGAATCTTCCGCCGTCTGGCAAGCGTTGAAATCGGTAAAAAACAATCATGTTCTATTTTTCGATAATTCGCTGAATACGGGAAGCGTCCTGGCTATCCGGCTGGCTGCAGAGAATTTTATGGAACTAGCGGGTCAATAG
- a CDS encoding helix-turn-helix domain-containing protein → MAIIINLDVMLARRKMSVTELSEKVGITMANLSILKNGKAKAVRFSTLEKICEVLDCQPGDILEYVSEDPS, encoded by the coding sequence ATGGCGATCATCATCAATCTCGATGTTATGTTGGCAAGACGAAAAATGAGCGTTACCGAGCTGTCAGAGAAGGTCGGAATTACGATGGCGAACCTGTCCATCCTGAAAAATGGCAAAGCGAAGGCGGTCCGCTTTTCCACCTTGGAGAAAATATGCGAAGTGCTGGACTGTCAGCCAGGTGATATTTTGGAATATGTGAGTGAGGATCCGTCCTGA
- a CDS encoding DUF2975 domain-containing protein, whose amino-acid sequence MLQRKTAFLKLAIAIIGITALILCIFWLPGFVTSRAAENPDVVPLKYPALIVVYTTAIPFYVALFHSLKLLHYIERKNAFSECAVASLKHIKQCAVAIAIVYVIAGIFLGMQDVLFTSIAVIGGVIIFAASTVAIFAAVLQELLTHALEIKSENDLTV is encoded by the coding sequence ATGCTGCAAAGAAAAACCGCCTTTCTCAAACTGGCGATCGCCATAATTGGGATTACGGCTTTGATTTTGTGTATATTCTGGCTGCCCGGATTCGTGACAAGCCGTGCAGCGGAGAATCCCGATGTTGTCCCTTTGAAATATCCGGCGCTCATCGTTGTATATACGACGGCAATCCCGTTTTATGTTGCTCTCTTCCACTCGCTGAAGCTGCTTCACTATATAGAACGGAAAAATGCGTTTTCCGAATGCGCGGTAGCATCGTTGAAGCATATCAAGCAGTGCGCTGTTGCGATCGCGATCGTCTATGTTATAGCCGGCATATTCCTTGGTATGCAGGATGTCCTGTTTACTTCCATCGCCGTGATAGGGGGAGTCATCATTTTTGCCGCTTCCACGGTAGCGATTTTTGCGGCAGTGCTTCAAGAGCTGCTAACCCACGCACTTGAAATCAAATCCGAAAATGATTTGACAGTCTGA
- a CDS encoding DUF817 domain-containing protein, translating into MAFKLKSLVEFGWQQALSCLFPAIIFAALALTRVIDIPYIPAYDFMLLVCIAVQIIMIRSGLETVDELKVICVFHLIGLVLEIYKVHMGSWAYPLDGWTKVFGVPLYSGFMYASVASYLCQAWRRLQVKLHRYPRPWCAVPLGAAIYLNFMTHHFIYDLRWVLTILLFAIFFRSYVEYTVLGVTRRMPLVLSFALIGFFIWVAENIGTFLGAWRYPHQANGWHLVQWGKFSSWFLLVIVSFMIVAQLKHVKEGRSQNKECPLSMQ; encoded by the coding sequence ATGGCTTTCAAGCTGAAATCATTAGTCGAGTTCGGGTGGCAGCAGGCGCTGTCCTGCCTGTTCCCGGCCATTATTTTCGCGGCGCTTGCGCTCACGCGGGTGATCGACATCCCGTACATTCCCGCTTACGACTTCATGCTCCTTGTCTGTATCGCGGTTCAAATCATCATGATCCGTTCCGGACTGGAAACGGTCGACGAGTTGAAGGTCATTTGCGTCTTCCATCTGATCGGGCTCGTGCTTGAAATTTACAAGGTCCACATGGGATCATGGGCGTACCCGCTCGACGGATGGACCAAAGTGTTCGGCGTGCCGCTTTACAGCGGATTTATGTATGCGAGCGTCGCCAGTTACTTATGCCAGGCGTGGCGCCGCCTGCAGGTAAAGCTGCACCGGTATCCGAGGCCGTGGTGCGCCGTACCGCTCGGGGCGGCGATTTACCTCAATTTCATGACCCACCATTTCATCTACGATCTGCGCTGGGTGTTGACCATTCTGCTGTTCGCCATCTTCTTTCGGTCGTATGTCGAGTATACGGTGCTGGGCGTGACGCGGCGCATGCCGCTCGTGCTGTCGTTTGCGTTGATTGGTTTCTTTATTTGGGTAGCGGAAAATATCGGGACATTCCTGGGCGCGTGGCGCTATCCGCATCAAGCCAACGGTTGGCATCTCGTTCAGTGGGGCAAATTCAGCTCATGGTTCTTGCTGGTCATCGTGTCGTTCATGATCGTCGCCCAGTTGAAGCATGTGAAGGAAGGCCGCTCCCAGAACAAGGAATGTCCGCTTTCGATGCAATAA
- a CDS encoding class A sortase, producing MATKKRSAARIIYHAVCAAVLLAGMFMLLHEPIQSWFVSRGTSSLGLHKVAAAGSEKGDNSHIRKQEPVFNFEEVAELDFETILMANLNKDDIHVIGGISIPSIDMNLPIGEGVAPYTLALTAGTMKPDQVMGEGNYALAGHHMNRKDLLFSPLLRVKTGDAAYLTDMKYIYEYKIEEQKTIEATAVEVIEDQGPERLLTLITCDDSGKARVLTRGRFVGKTPIQEATKEMKDAFQLEMSNL from the coding sequence ATGGCCACAAAAAAAAGAAGCGCTGCAAGGATAATCTATCATGCCGTCTGTGCCGCCGTGTTGCTGGCTGGCATGTTCATGCTGCTTCACGAGCCTATCCAGAGCTGGTTCGTCTCCAGAGGGACGAGCTCATTGGGACTTCACAAGGTGGCTGCGGCAGGATCCGAGAAGGGGGACAACAGCCACATCCGCAAGCAAGAGCCCGTTTTTAATTTTGAAGAGGTGGCGGAGCTGGATTTCGAGACGATCCTGATGGCGAATTTGAACAAAGATGATATTCACGTTATTGGCGGGATCAGCATCCCGAGCATTGATATGAATTTGCCGATAGGAGAAGGCGTAGCCCCGTATACGCTGGCGCTCACTGCGGGAACGATGAAGCCTGACCAGGTTATGGGAGAAGGCAATTATGCGTTGGCCGGCCATCATATGAACCGCAAAGATCTGCTGTTCAGCCCGCTGCTGCGAGTCAAAACGGGCGACGCGGCTTATTTAACCGATATGAAATACATATATGAATACAAGATTGAGGAGCAAAAAACGATCGAAGCAACGGCGGTTGAAGTCATTGAGGATCAGGGCCCGGAACGATTGTTAACCTTGATCACCTGCGATGACAGCGGCAAGGCGCGGGTGTTGACGAGAGGCCGATTTGTCGGCAAGACGCCGATTCAAGAGGCGACGAAGGAAATGAAGGACGCCTTTCAACTGGAAATGAGCAATTTATAG